The following proteins are encoded in a genomic region of Thermococcus henrietii:
- a CDS encoding BlaI/MecI/CopY family transcriptional regulator, translating to MEPHEFKLTEEGIKAVLPPLEAEIMEHMWKVKVATAGQVYEHMKEKHPEIRRSTISILMNRLCEKGLLKRSVEKGRGGMRYVYSITTTREEFEQKVVQSILDALMTNFREATYAYLSKIKK from the coding sequence GTGGAACCACACGAGTTTAAGCTCACCGAAGAGGGCATCAAGGCCGTCCTCCCACCACTCGAGGCAGAGATAATGGAGCATATGTGGAAGGTAAAGGTGGCAACGGCCGGGCAAGTTTACGAGCATATGAAGGAGAAACACCCCGAGATAAGACGTTCCACGATAAGCATTCTCATGAACCGTCTCTGCGAGAAGGGACTACTCAAGAGAAGCGTCGAGAAGGGTAGAGGTGGAATGCGGTACGTCTATTCAATAACGACGACGAGGGAAGAGTTCGAGCAGAAGGTCGTCCAGAGCATCCTCGATGCCCTCATGACAAACTTCAGAGAAGCAACGTACGCCTACCTTTCAAAGATTAAGAAGTGA